A DNA window from Bdellovibrio sp. BCCA contains the following coding sequences:
- a CDS encoding LptE family protein, with amino-acid sequence MDAIFKGLLILAVSLSGLLTGCAYRLGAATRSIPGGYRQISVPVFKNKTQETGIEVAFTNALIQEFQRSRIARVVDNSLSEVAVVGQIDTIQYLPSSPRKEGELYLPKGTVIASEYRILLTVTVKVVRQADGTELWSGSFSGERTYVAPQVTLAGVNSVNPLYNLSARRQNIDVMANDIMTEAHDRITENF; translated from the coding sequence GTGGACGCAATCTTTAAAGGTCTTCTCATTCTGGCAGTTTCTCTCTCTGGTTTGCTCACAGGTTGCGCATACCGTTTGGGGGCTGCGACTCGCAGCATTCCTGGTGGTTATCGCCAGATCTCGGTCCCGGTTTTTAAAAATAAAACTCAAGAAACGGGGATCGAAGTCGCTTTCACAAATGCTTTAATTCAAGAGTTCCAACGTTCGCGCATTGCTCGTGTTGTGGACAATTCTTTATCTGAAGTGGCTGTGGTGGGACAAATCGATACGATTCAGTACTTACCAAGTTCGCCACGAAAAGAAGGGGAGTTGTATCTTCCTAAAGGCACCGTCATTGCGTCAGAATATCGCATCCTTCTTACAGTGACTGTCAAAGTTGTAAGACAGGCGGACGGAACGGAACTTTGGAGTGGATCGTTCAGCGGAGAGCGTACTTATGTAGCACCTCAGGTGACGCTCGCGGGCGTGAACTCCGTAAATCCTCTTTACAATCTTTCTGCGCGAAGGCAGAACATTGACGTCATGGCTAACGACATTATGACGGAAGCGCATGATCGTATTACTGAAAATTTCTAA
- the holA gene encoding DNA polymerase III subunit delta, which yields MALIDAQKFYKDLEKGQLAPLYFLFGEEPYLLNQSVERFKYAVLTEGAVDFNYSLFYASDADVNVVRDAVETLPMMAARRLIILKEAQELTDKEWAELETLIETPVDSSVFVILASRVDKRKKQIRLLLDKADCVEFKKPYENQIPSWINYIAQSLGLTISNDAIQLLHKLVGHHLTEIESELKKLGDFVGGNRRIEMADVAQAVSRSKEENVFDFTKAIGENDRVKALEHLVHLLDQGQNEIGIISLVARHVRILLTLKRGAEEGLHGAKLAHYAQVPPYFLESYLDQSRLWTMKKLEQTLVVLSETDKALKSSPLSSHIWLENMVLKTCGSNSSYSLS from the coding sequence ATGGCACTCATTGATGCGCAAAAATTTTATAAAGATCTTGAAAAAGGTCAGCTTGCGCCCTTGTACTTCCTTTTCGGGGAAGAGCCTTATCTCCTGAACCAATCTGTAGAACGTTTTAAATACGCCGTTCTCACAGAGGGCGCGGTTGATTTCAACTACAGTCTTTTCTATGCAAGCGACGCTGATGTGAATGTCGTACGCGATGCTGTTGAAACTTTGCCGATGATGGCGGCTCGTCGTCTGATTATTTTAAAAGAAGCGCAAGAACTGACAGATAAAGAATGGGCAGAGCTTGAAACTTTAATTGAAACACCTGTCGACAGTTCTGTTTTCGTGATCTTGGCTTCGCGTGTAGATAAAAGAAAAAAACAAATTCGTTTGTTGCTCGATAAAGCCGACTGTGTCGAATTTAAAAAGCCTTACGAAAATCAAATTCCTTCTTGGATCAATTACATCGCGCAATCTTTGGGGCTAACGATCAGCAATGATGCGATTCAATTGCTTCACAAACTTGTGGGTCATCATCTGACGGAAATCGAATCCGAATTAAAAAAACTTGGTGATTTCGTCGGCGGCAATCGTCGCATTGAAATGGCCGATGTCGCGCAAGCAGTGTCGCGCTCTAAAGAAGAAAACGTTTTTGATTTTACAAAAGCCATTGGTGAAAATGATCGCGTCAAAGCTTTGGAGCATTTGGTTCATTTGCTCGATCAGGGACAAAACGAGATTGGTATTATCTCTTTGGTGGCCCGCCATGTGCGCATTCTTTTGACTCTAAAAAGAGGAGCCGAAGAAGGCCTTCATGGAGCTAAGCTTGCTCACTATGCGCAAGTGCCGCCATACTTCTTAGAAAGCTACTTGGATCAATCCCGACTTTGGACGATGAAGAAGCTAGAGCAAACATTGGTGGTGCTCTCTGAGACGGATAAGGCTTTGAAGTCGTCTCCGCTTTCAAGTCACATCTGGCTTGAGAACATGGTTCTTAAGACATGCGGCTCGAACTCGTCTTACTCGTTAAGCTAA
- a CDS encoding PilZ domain-containing protein, with translation MNKPFEDKGYFRRQYPRRAMKRKVGVLCDGSYFVCDSGEVGEGGMSILSEYVLSEGHELVVSFQVPGGDFVFLRGVVRSTQKKEGDQRVTHGLSFNEIEFAIKRQIRSFVSARTDAIT, from the coding sequence ATGAACAAGCCATTTGAAGATAAAGGTTATTTCCGCCGTCAGTATCCACGTCGCGCGATGAAACGCAAAGTAGGTGTCCTTTGTGATGGATCTTATTTTGTGTGTGATTCCGGAGAAGTGGGCGAGGGTGGCATGTCGATTCTCTCAGAGTATGTCCTGAGTGAAGGCCACGAGCTTGTTGTCAGCTTTCAAGTTCCCGGTGGGGACTTCGTTTTCTTACGCGGTGTCGTTCGCTCCACGCAAAAAAAAGAGGGTGACCAAAGAGTCACCCACGGCTTGAGCTTTAACGAGATCGAATTCGCTATCAAAAGACAAATCCGATCTTTCGTATCAGCAAGAACAGACGCGATTACTTAG
- the rpsT gene encoding 30S ribosomal protein S20 yields MANHKSAAKRARQSIRKTAVNNARKSTVKTVEKSLVKAIQAKDVKALPELLKKFTAQVMKAAKTGVIKKETASRKISRLSTRVSATK; encoded by the coding sequence TTGGCAAATCATAAGTCTGCAGCAAAAAGAGCTCGTCAGTCTATCCGTAAAACTGCTGTTAACAACGCTCGCAAAAGCACTGTTAAAACTGTAGAAAAAAGCTTGGTAAAAGCTATTCAAGCTAAAGATGTTAAAGCTCTTCCTGAGTTGTTGAAGAAGTTCACTGCTCAAGTAATGAAAGCTGCTAAAACTGGCGTTATTAAGAAAGAAACGGCTTCTCGTAAAATCAGCCGCCTTTCTACACGCGTTTCTGCAACTAAGTAA
- the murJ gene encoding murein biosynthesis integral membrane protein MurJ, producing MASGTLTSRILGLLRDVALGALFDRTVTDAWTAAFRIPNLFRRLLGEGSLSVSFIPVFMEAQAEDSHGVRAKNLANSLYTLLLIVLGVLTLLGVIFTEDIFRLLLSDSYGSLPEKWDLTVRMGRIMFGFVFFVCSYAYFMGILNALGSFGLPAAAPALLNISMLVFTFMPPEWFPVRGDGLAWGVFVGGFLQALLLWVALKSRDYLPRLQFKIWNDDIKQVLRNMLPGLIGMGLLQFSTLVNLYFASYLPEGSISYIYWADRLLELPLSLISVSIGSALLPTLSALAAAKDQEKFRETSQESFLMNLFLAWPAALGLFFLAEPIIEVLFLRGRFTSADAVATSSVLKVYAVSLVLISCSRVLMPLYYSIKNTWFPAVVSVVCLAVHVTLAPYFMQSYGLIGLMFSGLLSAFLNTAILLVGLRFWNLSFAWGSLLKSLGKFVIAGAGLALTLKIYDFISQEIGRGLQTLALFITILGAVVVYFGLAALLRCEEFTKIRPLFRL from the coding sequence ATGGCTTCAGGGACCTTAACTAGCCGCATCTTGGGCTTATTAAGGGACGTGGCTTTGGGTGCCTTATTCGATCGCACGGTCACTGACGCATGGACGGCGGCCTTTCGTATTCCCAATCTCTTCCGCCGACTTTTAGGCGAAGGCTCCCTTTCTGTGAGCTTTATTCCCGTTTTTATGGAAGCCCAGGCCGAAGACTCGCACGGGGTTCGCGCCAAAAACTTAGCCAACAGTCTTTATACGCTTCTTTTAATTGTGTTGGGAGTTCTGACACTTTTAGGAGTGATCTTTACCGAAGACATCTTCCGACTTTTACTTTCGGATTCGTATGGTTCCTTGCCTGAGAAATGGGACCTCACAGTGCGCATGGGTCGCATCATGTTTGGTTTCGTGTTCTTTGTCTGTTCGTACGCCTACTTTATGGGGATCTTGAATGCGCTGGGGAGTTTTGGTCTTCCGGCGGCGGCTCCGGCGTTACTGAATATTTCGATGTTAGTGTTTACCTTCATGCCGCCTGAGTGGTTTCCTGTGAGGGGAGACGGGCTTGCATGGGGTGTGTTTGTCGGTGGATTCTTGCAGGCACTTCTTTTATGGGTCGCACTTAAGAGTCGCGACTATCTTCCGCGCCTTCAATTTAAAATTTGGAACGATGATATCAAACAAGTTCTGCGCAATATGCTTCCTGGTCTTATAGGAATGGGCCTTTTGCAATTTTCAACGCTGGTGAATTTGTATTTCGCAAGCTATCTTCCCGAAGGTTCAATTTCCTATATTTACTGGGCCGATCGTTTGTTGGAACTTCCGCTATCTTTGATTTCAGTGAGTATTGGTTCGGCATTGTTGCCGACATTAAGTGCTTTAGCTGCGGCAAAAGACCAAGAGAAATTCCGTGAGACTTCGCAAGAAAGTTTTTTGATGAATTTGTTCTTGGCGTGGCCGGCCGCTCTAGGTTTGTTCTTTTTAGCAGAGCCTATCATTGAAGTTTTATTTTTGCGCGGAAGATTTACTTCTGCCGATGCCGTCGCGACGTCGTCTGTATTAAAAGTTTATGCCGTGAGTTTGGTTTTAATTTCCTGCAGTCGCGTTTTAATGCCGCTTTATTATTCGATTAAGAACACGTGGTTTCCCGCGGTGGTTTCTGTCGTATGCCTGGCTGTGCACGTGACTTTGGCGCCGTATTTTATGCAGTCTTATGGTTTGATAGGTTTGATGTTCTCGGGTCTTCTTTCGGCATTTTTAAATACGGCAATTCTTTTAGTAGGTCTTCGATTTTGGAATTTATCTTTTGCGTGGGGAAGTCTTTTAAAATCTCTAGGTAAATTTGTTATCGCAGGTGCCGGCCTTGCGCTCACATTAAAAATCTACGATTTCATTTCGCAAGAAATAGGAAGAGGGCTGCAAACGCTCGCCCTCTTCATCACCATTCTTGGTGCAGTGGTTGTTTATTTTGGTCTCGCAGCTCTACTTCGCTGCGAGGAGTTTACTAAAATCCGTCCGTTGTTCCGACTTTAG
- a CDS encoding methyl-accepting chemotaxis protein, protein MEKHGISSWFRGIKGRLLFAAFLPMIGFAVLGTVAYSGVGKVLHLLSAANEQVIPTFDVVGEMRQARNKYLYEVWAAMQYADNKTELAAHLKGAREGFEEFKKAQETYDPVPRTPEEDKVYQEVKPTFAEFYGEMEQVLRHVETGEPAKIEAAKVLLNGRMNELAAGIRKWNGAVKDIYAQMAKDGVVQAAETEKFVKNMVIMVTLFSGIAIFGVLLWIAARISSSVGSIADRLTTAGGQVASSVEQLNEAGNSLSQSSTEAAASLEETVAALEEMTSMVQMNSDNAKQAAALSSSSRDSAEQGEKEIQSLIKSMTEISQSSKKIEEIIHVIDDIAFQTNLLALNAAVEAARAGEQGKGFAVVAEAVRALAQRSASSAKDISSLIKESVSQIEEGSRIADESGTVLTNIVNSIKKVSDLNNEIAAASAEQTTGIQQIGKAMNQLDQASQSNAASAEEIAATSGEISNLAVTAQNLTVELNSVILGTDKTTHSPSVSEKTESKKTSVKKSNVVKFQAKAKTPTPAPSKASEVIPFDDDGRAKVGTTDGF, encoded by the coding sequence ATGGAAAAACATGGAATTTCGAGTTGGTTTCGCGGAATCAAAGGGCGTTTGTTGTTCGCTGCATTTTTACCGATGATCGGTTTTGCAGTTCTCGGAACGGTCGCCTATTCAGGGGTCGGAAAAGTTCTTCACCTTTTAAGTGCGGCCAATGAGCAAGTCATCCCGACCTTCGATGTCGTCGGAGAAATGCGCCAAGCCCGCAATAAATATCTATATGAAGTTTGGGCAGCTATGCAGTACGCGGATAACAAAACGGAACTTGCAGCTCACCTAAAAGGCGCTCGCGAAGGTTTCGAAGAATTTAAAAAAGCCCAAGAAACTTACGATCCGGTTCCACGCACTCCAGAAGAAGACAAAGTTTATCAAGAAGTAAAACCAACATTTGCCGAGTTCTATGGAGAGATGGAACAAGTTCTTCGTCATGTTGAAACCGGAGAGCCCGCAAAGATTGAAGCAGCCAAAGTTCTTCTCAATGGCCGTATGAATGAGCTTGCCGCAGGAATCCGCAAGTGGAATGGCGCTGTGAAAGACATCTATGCACAAATGGCTAAGGACGGTGTTGTTCAAGCTGCGGAAACAGAAAAATTTGTGAAGAACATGGTCATCATGGTCACGCTATTCAGTGGTATTGCGATTTTCGGGGTTCTTCTTTGGATCGCCGCTCGCATCTCAAGCTCTGTAGGCTCTATCGCAGATCGTTTGACGACAGCGGGAGGCCAAGTGGCAAGCTCGGTAGAACAATTAAACGAAGCCGGTAACAGCCTTTCTCAATCTTCAACCGAAGCCGCGGCTTCCCTTGAAGAAACCGTGGCCGCTCTGGAAGAAATGACTTCGATGGTTCAGATGAACTCAGATAACGCGAAACAAGCAGCAGCATTGTCGTCATCTTCTCGTGATTCGGCGGAACAAGGTGAAAAAGAAATTCAAAGTCTTATTAAGTCGATGACAGAGATTTCTCAATCTTCGAAAAAAATTGAAGAGATCATTCACGTGATTGACGATATCGCTTTCCAAACAAACTTGTTAGCCCTGAACGCTGCGGTGGAAGCCGCTCGTGCGGGTGAACAAGGAAAAGGTTTCGCGGTTGTTGCTGAAGCGGTTCGTGCCTTGGCACAACGAAGTGCCTCTTCAGCAAAAGACATTTCAAGTCTTATCAAAGAATCCGTGTCGCAAATTGAAGAAGGAAGCAGAATCGCTGACGAAAGCGGTACAGTTCTTACGAACATTGTGAATTCAATCAAAAAAGTTTCAGATTTGAATAACGAAATCGCCGCAGCAAGTGCAGAGCAAACAACGGGCATCCAACAAATCGGTAAAGCCATGAATCAGTTGGATCAAGCTTCTCAATCTAACGCTGCTTCGGCAGAAGAAATCGCAGCTACAAGCGGCGAGATCAGCAATCTTGCTGTAACAGCACAAAATCTTACAGTGGAATTGAACTCGGTCATCTTGGGTACAGATAAAACGACTCACTCCCCGTCTGTTTCCGAAAAAACAGAGTCGAAAAAGACATCGGTGAAGAAATCCAATGTTGTGAAGTTTCAAGCAAAAGCGAAAACTCCAACGCCAGCTCCAAGCAAAGCTTCTGAAGTCATTCCTTTTGACGACGACGGCCGCGCTAAAGTCGGAACAACGGACGGATTTTAG